One window of Hylemonella gracilis genomic DNA carries:
- the flhF gene encoding flagellar biosynthesis protein FlhF — protein sequence MSIQRFHAPTAREALAKARAAFGEEAIILSNKPTAQGGVEVVATNSSTLAALDQAADNVMATEDKAESSTFGFLSRRKANAEKAAKEAARSARGPLLEPDGDVPEPAERAERAARAALRASPRSTVEEDADQLAMSTLSFQDYVRERVLQRRHETRQHEARQAAHTAQGGSGINVGGAAPRTYAVVPPDQPTPAPRRVAMPEVAPQTVVPEGLMNELNAMKDLIEERFSTLAWLGQAKQNPVRANLTLKLIRAGYSPNLARAALEKMPNDTTPAEAMRWMLAVLERNLKTDKNEPALHEAGGIYALVGATGVGKTTTAAKLAAQCARDFGAASVGLITLDSYRIGAHEQLRTYGRMLGVVAHMAHDQSALQDLLGLLSNRKMVIIDTTGVAPRDPRKREVLDMLDLPGVQRLMVLNAANHGDAQDEAVASFRSSGAQHAVLTKTDEAVKLGPTLDAAIRHRLVLRGVSCGQRVPEDWARADADQLVKLSMRSTGRSAHDPQLGDLDLYFTQMESRAQSVQGLATAQQPVPPTARRPGSAAHGGNLHA from the coding sequence ATGAGCATTCAACGATTCCATGCCCCAACCGCCCGCGAGGCGCTGGCCAAGGCACGCGCGGCTTTTGGCGAAGAGGCCATCATCCTGTCGAACAAGCCCACGGCGCAGGGCGGAGTGGAAGTGGTCGCCACGAACTCCAGCACCCTGGCCGCGCTCGACCAGGCCGCCGACAACGTCATGGCCACGGAAGACAAGGCTGAGAGCTCCACCTTCGGCTTCTTGTCGCGCCGCAAGGCCAACGCCGAGAAGGCCGCCAAGGAAGCCGCCCGCTCCGCCCGTGGCCCCCTGCTGGAACCCGACGGAGACGTGCCCGAGCCGGCGGAGCGCGCCGAACGCGCGGCCCGTGCCGCGTTGCGCGCTTCGCCGCGCAGCACGGTGGAGGAAGACGCCGACCAATTGGCGATGAGCACGCTGTCCTTCCAGGACTATGTGCGCGAGCGCGTGCTGCAGCGTCGTCACGAGACCCGCCAGCACGAGGCGCGCCAGGCCGCGCACACCGCCCAGGGCGGCAGCGGCATCAACGTGGGTGGCGCCGCGCCGCGCACCTACGCCGTGGTGCCGCCGGATCAGCCCACGCCGGCGCCTCGTCGTGTCGCCATGCCCGAGGTGGCGCCCCAGACCGTGGTTCCCGAGGGCTTGATGAATGAACTCAACGCGATGAAGGACCTCATCGAGGAGCGCTTCAGCACCTTGGCCTGGCTGGGTCAGGCCAAGCAGAACCCGGTGCGCGCCAACCTCACGCTCAAACTCATCCGCGCGGGCTATTCGCCCAACCTCGCGCGCGCCGCGCTGGAGAAGATGCCCAACGACACCACGCCGGCCGAAGCCATGCGCTGGATGCTGGCCGTGCTCGAGCGCAATCTCAAGACCGACAAAAATGAACCGGCCCTGCACGAAGCGGGTGGCATTTACGCCCTCGTGGGCGCCACCGGCGTCGGCAAGACCACGACGGCCGCCAAGCTCGCCGCGCAATGCGCCCGCGACTTCGGCGCCGCCAGCGTCGGCTTGATCACGCTGGACAGCTACCGCATCGGCGCGCATGAGCAACTGCGCACCTATGGCCGTATGCTGGGCGTGGTCGCGCACATGGCGCATGACCAAAGCGCCCTGCAGGATCTGCTGGGCCTGTTGTCCAACCGCAAGATGGTCATCATCGACACGACCGGCGTCGCGCCGCGCGATCCGCGCAAGCGCGAAGTGCTGGACATGCTGGATCTGCCCGGCGTGCAGCGCCTGATGGTGCTCAATGCCGCCAACCACGGCGACGCGCAGGATGAAGCCGTGGCGTCCTTCCGCAGCAGCGGCGCGCAGCATGCGGTGCTGACCAAGACGGACGAAGCAGTCAAGCTCGGCCCCACCCTGGACGCGGCCATCCGCCACCGCCTGGTGCTGCGTGGCGTCAGCTGCGGCCAGCGGGTGCCCGAGGACTGGGCGCGTGCCGACGCGGACCAACTGGTGAAGCTGTCCATGCGTTCCACGGGTCGGTCGGCGCACGATCCCCAGCTCGGGGATCTGGACCTGTATTTCACGCAAATGGAAAGCCGCGCTCAGAGCGTGCAGGGACTGGCAACCGCGCAACAACCGGTGCCGCCGACGGCCCGTCGTCCGGGTTCGGCCGCGCACGGGGGAAATCTCCATGCTTGA
- a CDS encoding RNA polymerase sigma factor FliA, translating into MTYTAQGQLDRDALIRQYAPLVRRLAHHMMAKLPPSIQVDDLIQVGLIGLSEALTRYEATQGVQFETFATQRIRGAMIDELRENDWMSRGSRKSQKEIESALTRLEHQLGRSPSESEIAEALGMELAEYQALLYKVKGTQLVYLEDMSGGDDDEGFLDRHMVDGESDPMALLRNQRLRSSLVDAIKGLPEREQYVMSMYYEQDMNLKEIAAVLGVTESRVCQLHSQSIARLRAKMRAH; encoded by the coding sequence GTGACGTACACCGCGCAAGGCCAGCTGGACCGTGATGCCCTGATCCGGCAGTACGCACCCCTGGTGCGTCGGCTGGCGCACCACATGATGGCCAAGCTGCCACCGTCGATCCAGGTGGATGACCTGATCCAGGTCGGCCTGATCGGTCTGTCTGAGGCGCTCACGCGGTATGAAGCCACCCAGGGCGTGCAGTTCGAGACCTTCGCCACCCAGCGCATCCGCGGCGCGATGATCGACGAGCTGCGCGAGAACGACTGGATGAGCCGCGGTTCGCGCAAGAGCCAGAAGGAAATCGAGTCGGCGTTGACCCGGCTGGAGCATCAACTGGGCCGCTCGCCCAGCGAGTCCGAGATCGCCGAGGCCTTGGGCATGGAGCTGGCCGAGTACCAGGCCCTGCTCTACAAGGTCAAGGGCACGCAGCTGGTCTATCTGGAGGACATGAGCGGCGGGGACGACGACGAAGGTTTCCTCGATCGCCACATGGTCGACGGCGAGTCCGATCCGATGGCCTTGCTGCGCAACCAGCGCCTGCGCTCCTCGTTGGTCGACGCCATCAAGGGCTTGCCCGAGCGCGAGCAGTACGTGATGAGCATGTACTACGAGCAGGACATGAATCTCAAGGAAATCGCCGCCGTGCTGGGCGTGACCGAATCGCGCGTCTGCCAGTTGCACAGTCAGTCGATTGCGCGCCTGCGCGCCAAGATGCGGGCGCACTGA
- the rsmI gene encoding 16S rRNA (cytidine(1402)-2'-O)-methyltransferase — MNSASYASALTAAQDAAGAQHFPPGALYVVATPIGNLADITLRALHVLRIADVLACEDTRHTQSLLRAYGIEKNGAGLMALHQHNEQEAAQQVIARLRDGLRVAYVSDAGTPAVSDPGARLVAAVRAEGLPVMPLPGASSVTAALSAAGAIDESGAFVFAGFLPAKTNERAQAVQVLATEPRATVLLEAPHRIAALAGALVVLADRPLTVAREISKQFEQIVTLPAETFPAWLAADPQRARGEFVLVLHPAPRTVHEDGPDATALRTLDLLLAELPLKTAVKLAADITGTPRNALYEAALERKKQ, encoded by the coding sequence GTGAACTCTGCTTCTTATGCCTCAGCCCTGACCGCCGCACAAGACGCTGCAGGCGCTCAGCATTTCCCGCCCGGCGCCTTGTACGTGGTGGCCACGCCCATCGGCAATCTGGCGGACATCACCTTGCGCGCCCTGCATGTGCTGCGCATCGCCGATGTCCTGGCCTGCGAGGACACGCGCCACACGCAAAGCCTGTTGCGTGCCTACGGCATCGAGAAGAACGGCGCCGGCCTGATGGCCTTGCATCAGCACAACGAACAGGAAGCCGCGCAGCAGGTGATCGCTCGGCTGCGGGACGGCCTGCGTGTCGCCTACGTCAGCGACGCGGGCACGCCCGCTGTCAGCGACCCGGGTGCCCGACTGGTGGCTGCGGTGCGCGCCGAGGGGCTGCCCGTGATGCCCCTGCCGGGTGCCAGCAGTGTCACCGCGGCGCTCAGCGCCGCGGGTGCGATCGATGAATCAGGCGCCTTTGTTTTCGCGGGTTTTCTGCCTGCCAAGACCAACGAACGAGCCCAGGCCGTGCAGGTCCTGGCCACCGAACCGCGCGCCACGGTGCTGCTGGAGGCGCCGCACCGCATCGCGGCCCTGGCGGGCGCGCTCGTGGTGCTGGCAGACCGTCCCCTCACCGTGGCCCGGGAGATCAGCAAGCAGTTCGAGCAGATCGTCACCCTGCCCGCCGAGACCTTTCCTGCCTGGCTCGCGGCGGACCCGCAACGCGCACGCGGGGAATTCGTTCTGGTGCTGCACCCCGCGCCGCGCACGGTGCACGAAGACGGGCCAGACGCCACGGCGCTGCGCACCCTGGATCTGCTGCTGGCCGAACTACCCTTGAAAACCGCCGTCAAGCTGGCGGCGGACATCACCGGGACACCGCGCAATGCCCTGTACGAGGCAGCGCTGGAACGAAAAAAACAATAG
- a CDS encoding YraN family protein — MDKPAPRSSVRPTTKQTGDVAEEKALQHLQARGLQLLARNYRTPGRGGGEVDLVMRTPEGTLVFVEVRRRANARHGGAAASVGALKRRRIALAARHYLLRWRSPPPCRFDVVAIEGGQAEGDERLVWLQAAFDAGDRSGGF; from the coding sequence ATGGACAAGCCCGCGCCTCGAAGCTCCGTGCGCCCCACGACCAAGCAGACGGGCGATGTGGCGGAGGAAAAAGCCTTGCAGCATCTGCAGGCGAGGGGGTTGCAGCTGCTGGCGCGCAATTATCGGACGCCTGGCCGCGGTGGGGGCGAGGTGGACCTCGTGATGCGGACCCCCGAAGGCACCCTGGTATTCGTCGAGGTGCGCCGCCGCGCCAACGCGCGTCACGGCGGCGCGGCCGCCAGCGTGGGCGCCCTCAAGCGGCGACGCATCGCCCTGGCGGCACGCCACTACCTGCTGCGTTGGCGTTCGCCACCGCCCTGCCGTTTTGACGTGGTGGCGATTGAGGGTGGGCAGGCCGAGGGAGATGAACGGCTGGTTTGGCTGCAAGCGGCCTTCGACGCAGGTGATCGGTCCGGGGGGTTTTGA
- a CDS encoding phosphoheptose isomerase, producing MFEQRIEQHFIDSADLKYQSAQALSKPIAAAAQAVLDCVTNGGKVLACGNGGSAAYAQHFAAEFVGRFERERPELGAIALTTDTSILTAIANDYDYSVVFAKQVRALGQAGDVLLAISTSGNSANVLLAIEAAHERDMTVVALTGKSGGKMNAVLRETDVHVCVPHDRTARIQEVHLLALHCICDSVDHQLLGEQETKT from the coding sequence ATGTTTGAGCAGCGCATTGAGCAACACTTCATCGACAGCGCAGACCTGAAGTACCAGTCCGCGCAAGCGCTGAGCAAGCCCATCGCGGCGGCAGCCCAGGCCGTGTTGGACTGCGTGACCAACGGCGGCAAGGTGCTGGCCTGTGGCAATGGTGGCTCGGCGGCGTACGCCCAGCATTTCGCCGCCGAGTTCGTAGGCCGCTTCGAGCGCGAGCGTCCCGAGTTGGGCGCGATCGCCTTGACCACGGACACCTCCATCCTGACCGCCATCGCCAACGACTATGACTACAGCGTCGTATTCGCCAAGCAGGTGCGCGCGCTGGGGCAGGCCGGTGATGTGCTGCTAGCTATCTCCACCAGTGGCAACTCAGCCAATGTGCTGCTTGCCATCGAGGCCGCGCATGAACGCGATATGACCGTGGTGGCGCTGACGGGTAAGAGCGGCGGCAAGATGAACGCCGTGCTGCGCGAGACGGACGTCCATGTCTGCGTGCCTCACGACCGCACCGCGCGCATCCAGGAGGTGCATCTGCTGGCCCTGCACTGCATCTGCGATTCCGTTGATCATCAACTGCTGGGCGAACAGGAAACCAAGACGTGA
- a CDS encoding BON domain-containing protein: MSTHRPFSRFAIPRAFCLGLAWSTAFVTLSGCAPLIVGGVVVATGLSVLDRRTTGTQLDDENIETRGMLRLKERLGDRAHVSIVSYNRQVLLTGEVLSEQDRQLAEQAIAGLDNVRSIINELAVLGHSTLTQQSSDVGVTMRVKTSMIDSRDLNAHVVKVVTERGVVYLMGRVTEREADRATDIARRTSGVQKVVRLFELISEEERLALENPGRKRPGQPAY; this comes from the coding sequence GTGAGCACCCATCGTCCCTTCTCTCGCTTTGCCATCCCACGCGCCTTCTGCCTGGGCTTGGCTTGGAGTACCGCTTTCGTGACCTTGAGTGGCTGCGCGCCGCTGATCGTGGGTGGCGTCGTCGTGGCCACGGGGCTGTCCGTGCTGGACCGGCGGACCACGGGCACCCAGCTTGATGACGAGAACATCGAGACACGGGGCATGTTGCGCCTGAAAGAGCGGCTCGGTGACCGAGCCCACGTCAGCATCGTCAGCTACAACCGTCAGGTGCTGCTGACGGGCGAGGTGCTCAGCGAGCAGGACCGCCAGCTGGCCGAGCAGGCGATCGCCGGGCTGGACAATGTGCGCAGCATCATCAACGAGCTCGCCGTGCTGGGGCACTCCACGCTGACCCAGCAATCCTCGGATGTGGGTGTGACGATGCGGGTCAAGACCAGCATGATCGATTCGCGGGATCTGAACGCCCACGTGGTCAAGGTCGTGACCGAGCGCGGTGTGGTCTACCTGATGGGCCGCGTGACGGAGCGCGAGGCCGACCGCGCCACCGACATTGCGCGCCGCACTTCAGGTGTCCAGAAAGTGGTGCGCCTGTTCGAGCTGATCAGCGAGGAAGAACGCCTGGCCCTGGAGAACCCGGGTCGCAAGCGTCCGGGCCAACCAGCGTACTGA